Proteins co-encoded in one Gammaproteobacteria bacterium genomic window:
- the nuoG gene encoding NADH-quinone oxidoreductase subunit NuoG — MTDLVKVIVDGRELEVPKGQPVIDAARESGIYIPHFCHHPRLDPVGVCRMCLVELETPRGKVLTPSCMLPASDGQVIHTTTPVVKKAQEGVIEFLLINHPLDCPVCDKGGECPLQDQTLGYGPGESRFVEEKRHFEKPIPVSDLVLLDRERCILCSRCVRFADEVAGDPLLEFTARGNNTHIATFPNEPFSSYFSGNTVQICPVGALTAVPYRFRARPWDLQKAESTCHHCTGGDRIEIDVSRNRVLRFNGVDNDATNQGWLSDKCRFGFEFIGSDERLEVPLIRNEDGSYREASWTEALDVTAARLKDIIDAEGGAAVAGLGGARGTNEDAYAFSKFMRTVVGSNHVDAQMDDGLDPRLLAAPVRRAQISDLDAANAILVWAPDLKEEAGTLYLRVRQAAQKHGAQLVVVHPRRTGLDDRTKHKITYRPGQGPEVLRALAAGEGEYAAARAVLGEGPVVAIIGRTGLTEDPRLAESVAAFALTLPDAKIMPLVRRSNVYGALDMGLAPGLLPGRVSLDDTDQVASFESDFGAVPDHEGRDARGILEGLASGDLKALVMVGADPVRDVPDGALAAEALDKAEFVVALDLFLTDSSARADVVLPAEAFAEKEGTATNLEGRVQKVTRVIVGPGQTQPDWSILEDIARRLDAPMGFDSPKTIAAEIAEVAPAYAGVTWSALAFGDGVVIPGADADQPLQYAPVDHALESVAAPLVLHLARTLYDDGAEMRRSPSLHHLASGASAHLHPLDAASLGIVSGDRVSVQTPSATAVMPAVLDASLVEGVVYVPFNQPGMPSLGGQLAVTVRKEVSA; from the coding sequence TTGACTGATCTTGTGAAGGTCATCGTCGACGGTCGGGAGCTGGAAGTCCCGAAAGGCCAACCGGTCATCGACGCAGCGCGTGAGAGCGGCATCTACATTCCCCACTTCTGCCACCATCCGCGGCTCGATCCTGTGGGCGTGTGCAGGATGTGCCTGGTCGAGTTGGAGACCCCACGGGGAAAGGTACTGACGCCATCGTGCATGCTGCCTGCCTCGGACGGACAGGTGATCCACACGACCACGCCTGTGGTCAAGAAGGCACAAGAGGGTGTGATCGAGTTCCTTCTCATCAACCATCCCCTCGACTGCCCGGTGTGCGACAAGGGCGGCGAGTGCCCGCTGCAGGATCAGACACTCGGGTACGGACCAGGAGAGAGCCGTTTCGTCGAGGAGAAACGCCACTTCGAAAAGCCCATACCGGTCTCGGATCTCGTGCTGTTGGATCGTGAACGTTGCATCCTGTGTTCGCGGTGTGTGCGGTTTGCAGACGAGGTTGCCGGCGATCCGCTCCTGGAGTTCACGGCCAGAGGGAACAACACCCACATCGCCACGTTCCCGAACGAGCCGTTCTCCTCCTACTTCTCCGGCAACACGGTTCAGATCTGCCCTGTCGGCGCGCTCACCGCGGTGCCCTACCGATTCAGGGCACGGCCATGGGACCTGCAGAAGGCCGAGTCGACGTGCCATCACTGCACCGGCGGCGATCGCATCGAGATCGACGTGAGCCGGAACAGGGTTCTGCGGTTCAACGGTGTCGACAACGATGCCACGAACCAGGGTTGGTTGAGCGACAAGTGCAGGTTCGGCTTCGAGTTCATCGGCTCGGATGAGCGGCTCGAAGTGCCGCTCATCCGAAACGAAGACGGCAGCTACCGTGAGGCCTCGTGGACAGAGGCCCTCGATGTGACCGCAGCACGTCTCAAAGACATCATCGACGCAGAGGGAGGGGCCGCGGTTGCAGGCCTTGGCGGGGCACGCGGCACGAACGAGGACGCCTACGCGTTCTCCAAGTTCATGCGGACCGTCGTCGGGTCGAACCATGTGGATGCCCAGATGGACGACGGACTCGATCCGCGACTCCTCGCTGCGCCGGTTCGCAGGGCACAGATCTCCGATCTCGATGCGGCAAACGCCATCCTCGTGTGGGCACCGGACCTCAAAGAAGAAGCCGGCACGTTGTATCTACGGGTGCGGCAGGCAGCGCAGAAACACGGCGCGCAACTCGTCGTCGTACATCCGCGGAGAACAGGTCTCGACGATCGGACGAAGCACAAGATCACGTACCGCCCCGGCCAAGGACCTGAAGTGCTGCGTGCCCTCGCTGCAGGCGAAGGAGAGTACGCCGCGGCGCGCGCCGTGCTCGGCGAAGGTCCTGTGGTCGCGATCATCGGTCGGACGGGCCTCACCGAGGATCCGCGACTCGCCGAGTCGGTCGCAGCGTTCGCGCTGACACTGCCCGACGCCAAGATCATGCCACTCGTCCGGCGATCGAATGTCTACGGGGCGCTTGACATGGGACTCGCACCCGGGCTGCTGCCGGGGAGGGTATCGCTCGACGATACGGACCAGGTGGCGTCTTTCGAATCGGATTTCGGAGCGGTCCCCGATCACGAGGGACGCGATGCTCGAGGGATCCTCGAGGGGCTGGCGTCCGGCGATCTAAAAGCGCTGGTGATGGTGGGAGCCGACCCTGTGCGCGACGTCCCCGACGGCGCTCTCGCAGCCGAAGCTCTCGACAAGGCCGAATTCGTCGTCGCTCTGGACCTGTTCCTCACGGACTCGTCGGCACGTGCCGACGTCGTACTGCCTGCGGAAGCGTTCGCTGAGAAGGAAGGCACGGCGACCAACCTCGAGGGAAGGGTGCAGAAGGTCACCCGCGTCATTGTCGGCCCAGGCCAGACGCAGCCGGACTGGTCGATCCTCGAAGACATTGCACGCCGGCTCGACGCACCGATGGGTTTCGACAGTCCGAAGACGATCGCTGCGGAGATCGCCGAGGTGGCGCCCGCGTACGCCGGCGTCACGTGGAGTGCACTTGCCTTCGGTGACGGTGTCGTCATCCCCGGCGCCGATGCAGATCAGCCCTTGCAGTACGCGCCGGTGGACCATGCTCTCGAGTCGGTGGCCGCTCCTCTGGTCCTGCACCTCGCCAGAACACTGTACGACGACGGTGCCGAGATGCGCCGGTCACCGTCACTGCACCACCTCGCGTCGGGAGCGTCTGCTCACCTGCATCCGCTCGACGCGGCATCGCTTGGGATCGTTTCAGGAGACAGGGTCTCGGTGCAGACCCCTTCGGCCACGGCGGTGATGCCCGCGGTGCTCGACGCCTCGCTCGTCGAAGGAGTCGTCTACGTTCCGTTCAATCAACCGGGGATGCCGTCCCTCGGCGGGCAACTCGCCGTCACGGTCCGCAAGGAGGTGAGTGCCTGA